ttacatcattacaaacacagaaacacaatgcaacatagaatcaataatcaaaacacatcaTTAAGTCAggttaaatttgtaattgattacatttcaaatacaatcctaaacagtttttagtcgagatttaaaggaagtcagtgtttcagctgttttacagttttctggaagtttgttccaaatttgtggtgcatagatgctgaaagctgcttctcctcgtttggttctggttctggggatgcagagcagaccagaaccggaagacctgagaggtctggaaggttgatacaacaacagcagatctttaatgtattgtggtgctaagctgttcagtgatttataaactaacaacagtattttaaagtctattctttgagctacagggagccagtggagggactttaaaactggtgttatggtctctatcttcctggttttagtgagaacgcgagcagcagcattctggatcaggtgcagctgtttgattgatttgttggacagacctgtgaagacgctgttgcaataatcaatacgactgaagatgaaggcatgaatgagtttctctagatctcgcTCAGACATTAGttctttaatcctggaaatgttcttcaggtgatagaaggccgactatAACGCGACATCATTTCAATCCATCAAGTTTTTCACatgaatgttatattttatgtatatttctgTGGTAGAGCAGCTGCACCATGTCCAGACATGTGGTGAGTGTGCAGCCACAGAACCGGGTCAAAGAGGCCGGAGCCTGGAGCACCGGACTGTGTGAGTGCTACAAAGACATCGGAGACTGTGAGTGAACAACATAAAACCAGCGGGATTGTTGGGATGTGTGAGGAGActcagcagtgtgtgtgtgtgtgtgtgtgtgtgcaggctgCTTGGCCTGCTGTTGCCTCCCGCTGTTTACCTGTAAGGTAACGAACGCGGTGGGCGCCTGGCCCTGCCTGCCTCTTCTGGACTGCATCAGCTGCGTTCCTCCGGCCTCTCTGGCCATGAGGGCTTCGGTCAGGGAACGCTACGGCATAAAGGTACCGCAActcacataaaaacacattttataacaacttacatttttataggctgacataaaagcaaaaggaatagatttctgccaaaaaacgcagaaaaatttcaagaaaaacttgaacatttcaaagttgaaaatttcctagaaaaaactcagatattttgggaaaaacatgcaaagtgCAAAtatcctaaaatatttttaaattagcaccacaaaatctgtgatcaTTAAATCCAGGATGGACTGATctgtgtgaaaagatgttcagtattatttaattttaagaaacacttattgaacgctgaaacaaacagctgttaattgatattttaaaagtttaaacgGTTTTATCAACACAACCGgacctttaagaacattcatggTTTTGGTCCAAAATGAAAGTTTGACAGCCGAGAATGCAGAGAGTTtatcaagtaagagtagcaattATAGTCAGACGAAACTGACTTTATGTTAAAACGCCTTGCCATACGCTCCATCCAACTTCCTACCAGTATAATTTAATTAGAGATATCTTAGCATGTCTAGTCATAAATAACTAATTCCAGATATCTGGAATCATGTAACACTGATTTTATGTCAACACGGCCTGCCGTAATGCGTGACCAGAGATGATAGCCATCAGCTCTCCATGCAGATGCTTGACATGCAAATAGCAAAAAGCTCGTCAACGGCACCGGGTCCGCGCTGCAGAAGCGCAGCGaggcattttttgtttttattttctgggaAAGTGAGGAGGACAGATAAGACTGAAAGTGTTTGCAGGCCGGGCGGAGGCTGGAGCGCTGCCACGAGAGAAGGAGGCTGGAAATGTTGGCTCCTCTGAGGGCGGAGTGGGCTGACGCTCGCTGCAGAGCGATGCCAGGACTTCTTCTGAAAACGGGTCCAAACCTGtaggttgtttgttttgtaaagcaGCAGATTTCCCACCAGAGGAGAAAAGCAAAAAGCCATCACGGCGCGGATCATGTGAACAAAGCAACAGATTTATATCGTTGCTTGTTTTTGATCAACATTATCACATAAAAGTAGAGGTTCATTTAGCTCTGGTATTCAGAACATCCAGAGCTGGATGTTtaatttactcagttacatttacttttgtgtacttttaggagtattttttaagtatcgctactcttatttgagttaaatttatggattttcttcccactgaatgaaaaacaaacatgttttaaccaaacgttcaccagacacagacacacacctgcattttctgctaaaatttcataagtttataaaacaaaaactgatttagaaacatttaatttagcctgattttgttatttttttgttacttatatgaattaatgttatttctttctttaaaataccaaaatttcaaTCTAACTTTATATTCTGGTCCGTTTggtgatgtattttttaaaatattaagtaattaataatttgattaatttactcagtacttgagtaacgttttaccaaatatttgtggattttctacccattgaatgaagaacaaaactattttacacaaaaattcACCATACAcaaatgaattattgtcattttggtccttaagtGACTCAAACTTCCACTCAACTTTATAATTTggtcatttaaatgttaaattattgataatttaGCTTTGTAGCTATTTTGATGTCAACAAATTGGGCTTTCTGATGTTTTGAATGAACAGAAATGGAGGCTGATATCAAGATGAGATCCTTCGGTGGTCATTgatccaacatggccgccttattttcttcatttttttagaCGAAATGAAGCAGTTGTCTTTAAATCACTGGACCTGTTGCTGTGTTAGTGGGTGGTGAAATTATTCTGGGTGTTCATGTCACCTCCCACATGAAATCACAGCGAGGGTCGACGCTTTTACATAACGCTGGGAGTTTGTCACATTCTGTGGACGTCTTTAATGTGGACCAGCGTGTCCACAGGAGACGGGTAGACATggagaggaggagacggaggagaAGACGTGTCATGGTGGAGGTGATAAGTGACTAAAAGAGGCTCAGCAGGTGGAGAGAGACGATCatgaaggagagaaagaaagaaaaaattcagCTTCATCCAATCAGCCGCCAGAATTTAGAtcaatttaaaacacttttaccATGCAACAGtacgtccgtccatccatccatccatccattcagtTGCTCAAATTTAAAGAGACACATAGAACGATATTTTAACACACGTTtcaaaaacataacttaaagTACCAAGCTGAGTAACAACGTCCCATAGTATTATCCATAATATCCAACAATCTAATATATAATCACACCCGCCTGTATCATTAGGCAAAGTAAACGCAGCctatgttttacagtgttttacgATGTTTAGGTACGGTGATTCCTGTTCCTGCAGATCAGATCTGTGTTCATCTGAACCTGCAGACATTAAAATACCATAGAAGAGATTTTAGCACAACTTGTACTGTTAATAACAGGACTGGTGGTGTTTAGTAACAGGACTGGTGGTGTTTAATAACAGGACTGGTGGTGTTTAATAGCAGGACTGGTGGTGTTTAATAACAGGACTGGTGGTGTTTAATAGCAGGACTGGTGGTGTTTAGTAACAGGACTGGTGGTGTTTAATAACAGGACTGGTGGTGTTTAATAGCAGGACTGGTGGTGTTTAGTAACAGGACTGGTGGTGTTTAATAGCAGGACTGGTGGTGTTTAATAGCAGGACTGGTGGTGTTTAATAGCAGGACTGGTGGTGTTTAATAACAGGACTGGTGGTGTTTAATAACAGGACTGGTGGTGTTTAATAGCAGGACTGGTGGTGTTTAATAACAGGACTGGTGGTGTTTAATAACAGGACTGGTGGTGTTTAATAGCAGGACTGGTGGTGTTTAATAACAGGACTGGTGGTGTTTAATAACAGGACTGGTGGTGTTTAATAACAGGACTGGTGGTGTTTAGTAACAGGACTGGTGGTGTTTAATAGCAGGACTGGTGGTGTTTAATAGCAGGACTGGTGGTGTTTAATAGCAGGACTGGTGGTGTTTAATAGCAGGACTGGTGGTGTTTAATAACAGGACTGGTGGTGTTTAATAGCAGGACTGGTGGTGTTTAATAGCAGGACTGGTGGTGTTTAATAGCAGGACTGGTGGTGTTTAATAACAGGACTGGTGGTGTTTAATAACAGGACTGGTGGTGTTTAATAGCAGGACTGGTGGTGTTTAATAACAGGACTGGTGGTGTTTAGTAACAGGACTGGTGGTGTTTAATAGCAGGACTGGTGGTGTTTAATAGCAGGACTGGTGGTGTTTAATAGCAGGACTGGTGGTGTTTAATAGCAGGACTGGTGGTGTTTAATAGCAGGACTGGTGGTGTTTAATAGCAGGACTGGTGGTGTTTAATAACAGGACTGGTGGTGTTTAATAACAGGACTGGTGGTGTTTAATAACAGGACTGGTGGTGTTTAGTAACAGGACTGGTGGTGTTTAATAACAGGACTGGTGGTGTTTAGTAACAGGACTGGTGGTGTTTAATAACAGGACTGGTGGTGTTTAATAACAGGACTGGTGGTGTTTAGTAACAGGACTGGTGGTGTTTAGTAACAGGACTGGTGGTGTTTAATAACAGGACAGGTGGTGCACATTATaatgactgcaaacagatgcacaactactgtacatgtttgaaaagcaccAGTAGAGCCTCCTGAACAACCAAGGAGAATTCAGCAAGTGTTTTCTGCGTGGTAAAGTAAGcaataaaacacttgtctttccagcagccattgtacaccACCAGTTAAACTAGTTGACCAAACATTCTGgaactctgcttgggttgctaggtaacgggctaggcttggctggggttgctaggtaatggaaTGTGACTCACCaatcagaaggtttttgaaacggctcaaacaaaaaaattataaattattaccattaaaacagctggatgttttttcCAAGCAGTTGAGACTCAAACTGAAGTATAAAAACGGGCACAAagttaattttgcataatagatccCCTTTAATAGTAAAATATTGTTGTTGAGGGGCAACAAAAGCTCATTTTCAGGTAACCAGCAGAAGTGAACGGTGGTTCTGCTGctttataaaacaagaaaaatgtgtctTCTGCACCTGAATGTAAATGT
The window above is part of the Xiphophorus couchianus chromosome 14, X_couchianus-1.0, whole genome shotgun sequence genome. Proteins encoded here:
- the LOC114157058 gene encoding placenta-specific gene 8 protein-like, which encodes MSRHVVSVQPQNRVKEAGAWSTGLCECYKDIGDCCLACCCLPLFTCKVTNAVGAWPCLPLLDCISCVPPASLAMRASVRERYGIKGSVWSDCLYGCCCYTLSWLQISRELKRRAASHAASSPPASSTVRYTALTSLQGAHLV